CCAGATGTGTATGATAAACTGCTCTTAAATTCATATGTCAGTCTCAGCCTGCTCTAGTCATTCACCCCGGCCCCTATACTCTCTGTCCCCCAGAGTATGAGGCAATTGAGAAGCAAGACGAATAGTGCATTGAGAGGTTCTTCCTTAGCAGTGAATGGGGTTCAGAAATATTCTGGAGCTCCCTCCCCCTGTGTGGGGCAGATGTGCCCTCAGGGCAACCCTTTGAGTACTGGGTTACAGCCTCTACAGTTGACTCTACACTCTTCTCTTCGGGCAGCCTGACTGCTGGGCTTCAGCTTAGGTTCCCggttttcacttctttctttgctGGGACAGGGGCCAATACTGGACCTAGTCCAGTTGACTGAGTTGACCCTTTCTTCTAGTCTCTGccaactttctttgtttttggtatttctACTTCGATCCATATGTAGATCCTTGGGCCAAGACTCTGGTCAACTGGATGCCAGGAACACTTGCTTCCCAGAATGCCGCACTCCTCCCCTTGCCCTCAGATCAGGCTCTTCACACTGATGCCGGCCCAAGTTATACCTGTGTCCCCTACAACTGCACCTGAATCCACACTAAGACTTTGAACCTGAATTGTTAGCATTTGTAGCCCTGGTGAGTTCCCCTGACCTGTGCCAGCCACCTCAGCAAAATCCTTCTCACTGTGAATGCCTACATACCCATCACTTCAGCTAGTACCGCTGCTTTGACAAATTAGTCCCTGTTAATGAGAATTAAGCCCAGAGTAGCAGTTCCTCTGATTAGATCCACCACCCTCTAAAGGGAAAAATTGCTGCCAAAGCAAGTGAAAAGTTTTCCAGCATTCCAGCATTTATCTTAATGGGACTTGGTATGAAGATTTAACTTATGTTTCGTTGTGACCAAAATATCTTGCCTGTTTAATAGTTTTGTTGCCTATTCTCAAAACATTAATCTAGGCCTCCATCTCAGCAGATAGATTATGTTATTGTCCCACAattatattacttaaaattttctctaaCTTCAGATGTGTAGATATTCAAAAGAGTAGGTATCTTATTTCAAAACAAGAAAGGCTTAATTTATAACAGAGAACAAGTAGTATTAACATACACAAGCCATAGTAAAATAATTTCCTGACATTCTAAAATAGAGAAGTACTTACACGCTAGACACTCTGGCATCAACTGTATACCACAGGAGGAGAATCAAGTACCAAGAACTAAGATGTTCTAAGAATTAGCGGGTAGATACTGGCTTGTAATAAAGCAGTAATAAAATGACTAAGGTTACAGTATAGTAGTCTAATAACTACAACGCTTGATCAATCTAAGGATAGATAAGTAGCTTAAAAtgtattatagatttttttttacaatttcctGAACTAAGATcttacatttgtaaatatttagtcaacatcattagttaGCTTAATCCCCCTTTACTTAAGTAAATAATACTTTGGTTGGGCCAAtattaaatttcacttttattctgTAGCCCAAGTATACATTCTGGCACAGTAaataattcacacacacacagaatcatTTGCATGTGATGAAGTCAGAGAATAGTCTAAGTTGCACAATTTACCATCAACCAAAGGCAAGCCTATCAGTTAGAACAGTATCTTTCCTGAGCCAAATAAGTGGCTGCATTGTTTTCCTTCAAATCAGTATTCAGTTAAGTGAAAAGCAATGGCTAGGATGACGGGCTGGCCCATTCCACCTCATCATGCTAGAACAAGGAGTTGAATTTAAGGAATAACGTATGAAGTGAAATAATTTAACACCACCAAAGAGGTGACAAGAGAACCACATTGCTATTTGTCCCGAGAAGCCATCCTGCGTTCAGGTTAATGGATGTCCACCAAGACAAGGCAAACGGTGGGTGGACCAAAGCTTCGGGGCCCTTTATTCAACCTCAAGTACTCTGGGTCTGCTTTTGAGAACGAAAAACCAAAACTCATGTTAAAAGCATCTTTAAAAGTCTATAATATAATCCCAAAGATTTGTAAATAGAAGTAACTAGACAAACTGGGGATAAGAGGACTGATACTGCTGTTCTCCCACTCAACGTTTCACAAAACAGAGGCAGGAAACCCAGCAAGTCACTCAGCTTCTCTACACATGCCTGCGGGAGAAACCGGCTTTAATATAGGTTGGTCTTTTTCATGATCCGGAGAAACTCTTCCTGGTTCACTTCCCCGTCTCCATCGCGGTCGGCTTCGTCAATCATTTCCTGCAGCTCCTCATCAGTGAGGTTTTCCCCCAGCTCGTTGGCCACGCGCTTTAGGTTTTTGAAAGAGATCTTCCCAGTTTCATCATCATCAAAGAGCCTGAAAGCCTTCAGGATTTCTTCTTTGGTGTCTTTCTCGGCCATCTTCTGAGTCATCACGGCCAGGAAGTCATTGAAGCTGATTTTCCCCGTGCCTTCTTTGTCCACTTCGGAGATCATCTTCTTCATCTCCTCCTTCCTGGGTTCAAAGCCCAACGCTCTCATGGCCACCTTCAGTTCCTTCACGTCGATGGTCCCGCTTCCGTTGGCATCGAAGAGGTCAAACGCTTCTCGAACTTCTTGCTTCTGATCTTCAGTGAGTTCAGGCTTAGGACCCACCTTTCTTTTCTGGCTGGTAGAGGCAGAATTTGTCTTCTTAAAGCTGGAAGCCATCCTCCTGAGGCGGTTATGACCTTAACAGAGCCACCGCGGTCACCGCGCTCGCGCTGGAGCACCCCCACTTGGAGCGCGGGTGCGGGGCCTCCCCTCATTCATTCCCAAACCGTTGCTTGGGTCTCCCGGTGAGACCCTGCTCACTAAACTGCCATGTCTGTGAGATCTTATTTATGGTATAATCCACAGTTCCCTCGGTTATTACCCAGTTTCCACGTGTTGAGACTTCAGCTGGCAAGAACTCGCTGCAGCCACTGTTGTCTTCCGTAATGCACTGGCACTTGCTGTTCTTTCCAGACCGTTTGTCAGCATCCATAGGTCCAGGTGTATAGGGTTATTTGGaggctcctcctctctccttttccataCTAATTGAAAAACCTCTCTTGGTCTGAGGTTACCTAAAGGTAAATTTATGATAATCAAGATTGAGTTTGATCCCTTGGCATTAAATgtggggaagaaagaggagagaatattAAAAGTCACACCATGTGTTCAACTTGACATAAATGGAAaacagataaaatggaaaaacttaTGTATAAAATTTGTAGAAGTTTGTCTCCTGACATTACACTCAACAATAATAAATCTTTACTAGCTTATTTGGCATATGCTCAAATATGAAATGCAATATCCAAATGTATGATTTGCTTTTAGTGTTCCAATTGTACATACTCAGTATAATTGCCCTTGAATAACAGTCATAATTTCATTCACTAGGCTTTGGATTTGGAGAGAGGGGGTTTGCAATACTGTGTTCTGGTATTCtggtattgttttaaaaactcaagCAGCATATTACTCGCCCTGTTTATCATCCAATCAGGGCTGTGCTGAAACCTACACTCTGATTGCCCTCCTTTGGCAATGGACATGGGAGGAGATGATGCAGAGCACGTTGGGACTCAAAATTGCCTCTTAAGAACAAAGGggcaagagaaaaatggaagtttttcaggtgaaaagaaagaaaaagtcatcaAGTGAGCCCATAAAAAAATTGCCACTAGTATTTCTTTAAACGGTTGAAAAGAAAGGAGGATGACTTATTTTTTAGCATtcttccccaaaaaagaaaaaaaatgactcaaTTTATCAGTACTCCATCAGTTACAAGAGAGGGCACTTTCCAGAGATTTTGTATCCCCAGcctctagaacagtgcttgacacatagtaggtagattagtaaatatttgttgaataaaagaatgacaatATTGATCCTAAAATACCTCTGaatcatcaaaataaaacaagcaaaaatccCCAAAGGTTAAATTATGCTAGGAGTGTTTTAcaaattctgtttttttaaattagtggtCAGATATTGTTTATATGACGTGTTTAATTAGCCAAGGCTCATTACCTACCCCAGTCGATATGTGACATAATGGCCAGAGGGCCTGGGCGCCGGGTTTCTAAAGGTCAAGGAAACTCACCCAGAACCTCCCatctccacccccacctcccagtaCTTGGCGCAGACAGTGTCACCTCAAAGTAGACTTTGGCAAGTAGACACTGCAGGTTCCCATCTTCCAACACTGCAAATCCTCCTGCTTTATTAACCAGATTGAAAACCCTGGGATCTTTTCCCAAGTTCATGcctgagaaagttacttaacctcccagACTCAGTTGAAGCATCTGTGAAGTGGGCATAATGATACAGCTTCTCAGTAGGGCTCCCGTATGTGTCAACAAGCTACTCCACGGACAATCCCCAACGGGTCTATACAGGGCTGAGTAATTGTTAGTTGAGTCTGAATTCCTCCCAGACAGTGTGCATTTCTTCTGACTCCCACTCCTCTGCCCAAATTCAAGCCAAGCTATGATGTGTTGGGAAAAACTGAAGGATAGAAGCTGCCTTGTATAGAGCTACATTTGGGCCAAGCTGAGCTCAAAGCAAAAGTGTTGTCATAGTTTCCAGATGTGTGCAATCAACAGTCACAACTAAGGGCCACCAAGAGCTCCCTTCATAGAAAACAGTGCCCTCAGCCAGAGTCAGCTCTTGGTAGGGAGGTACTTTATATTCATAATTgcaatctgatttaaaaagggaagagaaacttAATTAATTGTGTGTCTAGCTTTGCACTGGCTCCTTGCATTtgctgtctcatttaatctttgccatcatttcccattttgcagatgaaaaagaaaagtgaggccTGGGAGAGGTCTGTAACATACCCAGTGGTCCCAGCCAATACATGGTGGCTCTGAAATTTAACCTTGGCCTGTCTGCGTCCAGTGCTGAGGCTTCCTCCACCACACCTTGATGCCTTCTCCAAAAGCTGAGATTGTTACCAAAACGTAGTATCACTGGGAAGTGTGGTACTAATTTTCTTTCCTACACCTAACAGCAATTAAACATCTTGCCTAGGA
The nucleotide sequence above comes from Equus asinus isolate D_3611 breed Donkey chromosome 7, EquAss-T2T_v2, whole genome shotgun sequence. Encoded proteins:
- the CETN1 gene encoding centrin-1 codes for the protein MASSFKKTNSASTSQKRKVGPKPELTEDQKQEVREAFDLFDANGSGTIDVKELKVAMRALGFEPRKEEMKKMISEVDKEGTGKISFNDFLAVMTQKMAEKDTKEEILKAFRLFDDDETGKISFKNLKRVANELGENLTDEELQEMIDEADRDGDGEVNQEEFLRIMKKTNLY